The Acidobacteriota bacterium genome has a segment encoding these proteins:
- a CDS encoding DUF502 domain-containing protein, translated as MKKEKTFGAYLRRTFLAGLLIMIPLFVTYVLVAFLFNLFSGAGTPVVKGALQLLDLGWLEDERWFAFVIPAANLIFTLFVIFLLGLVGTNVLGRRALEAFDMLLLRLPIVKSIYGAAKQLVDTFRDSNRGSFQKVVLVEYPRPGVWTMGLVAAERPDSAGLSPSKRMLSVFIPTTPNPTSGMLVLVPKESAVEIDYAVEDAFKFVVSAGIVGEELRRKAEASRSS; from the coding sequence ATGAAAAAAGAAAAAACTTTCGGGGCCTATCTGCGCCGCACCTTCCTGGCGGGGCTCCTCATTATGATCCCGCTCTTTGTGACGTACGTTCTGGTTGCCTTCCTCTTCAACCTCTTCAGCGGCGCCGGCACGCCGGTTGTCAAAGGGGCGCTGCAGCTCCTGGACCTCGGATGGCTCGAGGACGAAAGGTGGTTCGCTTTCGTGATTCCAGCCGCGAATCTTATCTTTACGCTCTTCGTCATTTTTCTGTTGGGGCTCGTGGGCACGAACGTCCTGGGGCGGCGGGCCCTCGAGGCGTTCGACATGCTCCTGCTCCGACTGCCCATCGTGAAGAGCATTTACGGGGCCGCAAAACAGCTCGTGGACACCTTCCGCGATTCGAACCGCGGCAGCTTTCAGAAAGTGGTCCTCGTGGAATACCCGCGGCCGGGCGTGTGGACGATGGGCCTCGTGGCGGCCGAGCGGCCCGATTCGGCCGGACTTTCCCCGAGCAAGCGCATGCTCTCGGTCTTCATCCCCACGACGCCCAATCCCACGTCGGGAATGCTCGTTTTGGTGCCGAAGGAATCGGCCGTGGAGATCGATTACGCCGTCGAGGACGCCTTCAAATTCGTCGTCTCGGCGGGCATCGTAGGCGAGGAACTCCGGCGCAAGGCGGAAGCGTCCAGAAGCTCCTGA
- the pgsA gene encoding CDP-diacylglycerol--glycerol-3-phosphate 3-phosphatidyltransferase: protein MNLPNAITVFRIFLIPALVAILLIRFENREVYGVAVYLLAALTDWLDGFLARRWRQVTVTGKLLDPVADKMLTSAVLITLVQLGGVSAWMVVVLIAREFAVTGLRMIAASQRLVIPAHFLGKAKTFAEAPTLVVLILGETWLGPVGPIAGKAGLWIVLLLSLSSGADYLQKFWKRIDFEASAEESP, encoded by the coding sequence ATGAACCTGCCCAACGCGATTACGGTTTTCCGCATCTTTCTGATTCCGGCGCTCGTGGCCATCCTGCTCATTCGATTCGAGAACCGCGAGGTCTACGGCGTCGCCGTCTACCTGCTGGCCGCGCTCACGGACTGGCTGGACGGATTTCTCGCGCGGCGCTGGAGACAGGTGACGGTCACCGGCAAATTGCTCGACCCCGTCGCCGACAAGATGCTCACCTCCGCCGTGCTTATCACGCTCGTGCAGTTGGGGGGGGTGTCCGCGTGGATGGTCGTGGTGCTTATCGCGAGGGAATTCGCCGTCACGGGCCTTCGCATGATCGCCGCAAGCCAGCGGCTCGTCATCCCAGCCCATTTTCTCGGCAAGGCGAAGACCTTCGCCGAGGCGCCGACGCTCGTCGTGCTCATCCTCGGGGAGACATGGCTTGGGCCTGTGGGGCCGATAGCCGGAAAGGCGGGGCTATGGATCGTGCTTCTGCTGAGCCTCTCCTCGGGGGCGGATTACCTGCAAAAATTCTGGAAGCGCATTGATTTCGAGGCTTCCGCGGAGGAATCGCCATGA
- a CDS encoding SurA N-terminal domain-containing protein has protein sequence MFQRLIGLAAVFLLAAACAGCAGEGPVKKTEPEAQAPAPEKLAEADKPATSRDEPAGSDKPATSRGEPAEAVARVNGVEISRDELEARLARIVENRELRAQRKLRPEEVEEYRHRTLDMLIANELLYQEAVRHGYEATPEEIEKQLQLEKMKFAEEVHFLKALKHQGITMDAFMGDMKRMVMISKFLEAHVFKDKINLREEDARAAYDATLEKFKAQNPDREPPSYSAMRPQIFLRMEEDLRDRLKSEFLYELSQRSTIDVYE, from the coding sequence GTGTTCCAGCGCCTTATAGGACTTGCCGCCGTCTTCCTGCTCGCTGCGGCCTGCGCAGGGTGCGCGGGCGAAGGGCCGGTAAAGAAAACCGAGCCCGAAGCGCAGGCGCCCGCGCCCGAAAAGCTCGCCGAGGCGGACAAGCCCGCGACGAGTCGGGACGAGCCCGCCGGGTCGGACAAGCCCGCGACGAGTCGGGGCGAGCCCGCCGAAGCCGTCGCCAGGGTAAACGGGGTGGAGATTTCGCGTGACGAGCTCGAGGCGCGCCTCGCCCGCATTGTGGAAAACCGCGAGCTGCGTGCGCAGCGCAAGCTGAGGCCGGAGGAGGTCGAGGAATATCGCCACCGTACGCTTGATATGCTCATCGCCAACGAGCTCCTGTACCAGGAGGCCGTGCGGCACGGCTACGAGGCGACACCCGAGGAAATCGAAAAGCAGCTTCAACTGGAAAAGATGAAGTTCGCCGAAGAGGTGCACTTCCTCAAAGCCCTGAAGCACCAGGGGATCACCATGGATGCTTTCATGGGGGACATGAAGCGCATGGTGATGATCAGTAAGTTTCTTGAAGCGCATGTCTTCAAGGACAAGATCAACCTTAGGGAAGAGGACGCCCGCGCCGCCTACGACGCCACGTTGGAAAAATTCAAGGCCCAAAATCCGGACCGGGAGCCGCCCTCGTACAGCGCCATGCGGCCGCAGATTTTCCTCCGGATGGAGGAAGACCTCCGCGACCGCCTCAAGAGCGAGTTCTTGTACGAGCTGTCGCAGCGCAGCACGATCGATGTGTACGAATAG